The proteins below come from a single Aegilops tauschii subsp. strangulata cultivar AL8/78 chromosome 6, Aet v6.0, whole genome shotgun sequence genomic window:
- the LOC109770610 gene encoding uncharacterized protein: MVSWSDETSEDSVMNISSSCDGIIKVTMMHDPNFNGTDADVNVLCEHGEPAECFVAFEGMHTGRRFLGCAKKEGINYGVVQWIDFEWPDSMEKALAKLWDMYEEIKSARTNDNLESSFQRGVELNNQKEQKECLDVKIVELETVVGNLKAELSKKEEEKKKQQRGVELNNQKEQKEYVDVKIAELETVVGNLKAELSKKEEEKKKLLQKYDTLKNLTGAQANVIRNLKFNHLKEKERLTEETLKLQHHISELQKSEDKIKLKLQGVKAILDE, translated from the exons ATGGTGTCGTGGAGCGACGAGACCAGTGAGGATTCAGTCATGAACATCTCCTCCTCCTGCGATGGCATCATCAAGGTCA CTATGATGCACGATCCGAATTTCAATGGCACTGACGCAGATGTGAATGTTTTGTGCGAACACGGCGAGCCGGCCGAGTGCTTTGTTGCATTTGAAGGGATGCACACCGGCAGGAGGTTTCTTGGATGCGCTAAGAAG GAAGGCATAAACTATGGAGTAGTTCAATGGATTGATTTTGAATGGCCAGACTCGATGGAGAAGGCATTGGCCAAGTTATGGGATATGTATGAAGAGATTAAGTCAGCTAGGACCAATGACAATCTAGAGAGTTCCTTT CAGAGGGGTGTGGAGTTGAACAATCAAAAGGAGCAGAAGGAATGTCTTGATGTGAAGATTGTAGAGCTAGAAACTGTAGTGGGCAACTTGAAGGCAGAGTTGTCAAAgaaagaggaggagaagaagaaa CAGCAGAGGGGTGTGGAGTTAAACAATCAGAAGGAGCAGAAGGAATATGTTGATGTGAAGATTGCTGAGCTAGAAACTGTAGTGGGCAACTTGAAGGCAGAGCTGTCAAAgaaagaggaggagaagaagaagctgctgcAAAAGTATGATACTCTAAAGAACCTGACAGGTGCTCAAGCCAATGTGATTAGGAACTTGAAGTTCAATCATTTGAAGGAGAAGGAAAGGCTGACAGAAGAGACGCTTAAATTGCAGCATCACATTTCTGAGCTTCAAAAGTCCGAGGACAAGATAAAGCTGAAGCTTCAGGGGGTGAAGGCCATCTTAGATGAGTAG